One genomic region from Rosa rugosa chromosome 1, drRosRugo1.1, whole genome shotgun sequence encodes:
- the LOC133718229 gene encoding uncharacterized protein LOC133718229, whose translation MRAFLYSQDENMWNVVENGWEYPTKSEESKKVEGSSARILKPRKEWTEEEVRNINCDFKARNSLFTALSKKERMRISHCDTAKEAWDLLQVTYEGNKKVRGQKLQRLVLEFENMTMEEDELVDDFHARLLNVTSQCRSLDDPFEEHRIVKKFLRALPSKFQAKQIAIEEAQDLDTYTLDELVGNLKTFEMRLKPEKKVKSVAFSSIKKKEVIDDSVDLALLTKEFKNFLKNKNSSGTSKKLSNSKRDQMSENRFDKNPKYNLRGNKALKSTWSDSDDNTQSDGEEVNLALTSSFNSELSDVSDLEDDFFDEETNEKCKQLYNASRIVLKKNNKLKEEIEFLRNERTDLVDKIKVLQGKSKSQDWNKEHEELINKIKVLQEELLRVKESFNKFSIGSEKVSKMMGIGKAYGNKEGLGYNGESCKPLIFVKSVEGESSSSNSQSSSDKPSGSKLAERTEPHKVIHSHQKNLSVSSDKRTSVRQPSSSNEFEHVEATCLVALTALADKKGDVWYIDSDCSRHMTGEKSWFVSFSSEFTSGLVTFGDGKKATVMGKGTTCLKAKTSNDVLELWHRRLGHVNFQDLLKLSHKESVRGMPSLSGKPDKMCDGFKAVDNFSRFTWVNFLGEKSDTFESFKGLCKRITNEKHSSNLCIVRVRTDNGTEFKNALFADFFLEHGISHEFSAPITPQQNGVVERKNRVLLDMGRVMLHSAGLTPNLWAEAISTACYTANRAFLRPDTTKTPYELWKGKKPNVSHLRVFGSPCYIYRDREYLGEFDARSDKSIFLGYSLDSRAYRVYNKQIWSVMESYNVSIDDCAVSTVQVNLDEDQPSGSRVNVELNEETDDSSNDPIFDPPPVQRTGQAASQVSIDSALVCFLTENEVNINIISNCGFVSLIEPKNVKEALNDDDWINAMHDELNQFTRNDVWYLVPRPSEFNVIGTKWIFRNKSDEHGNVTRNKARLVAQGYT comes from the exons atgaGAGCGTTTCTCTACTCTCAGGATGAAAACATGTGGAATGTTGTTGAGAATGGATGGGAATACCCAACCAAGTCCGAAGAGTCAAAGAAAGTGGAAGGGTCATCTGCAAGAATTCTTAAACCTAGAAAGGAATGGACAGAAGAGGAAGTTCGTAACATAAATTGTGATTTTAAGGCTAGAAATTCACTATTCACAGCCTTGTCCAAAAAGGAGAGAATGAGAATTAGTCATTGTGACACAGCCAAAGAAGCTTGGGACTTGCTTCAAGTCACGTATGAGGGAAACAAGAAGGTTAGAGGTCAGAAGCTTCAAAGACTTGTATTGGAATTTGAAAACATGACCATGGAGGAAGATGAATTGGTTGATGACTTTCATGCTCGACTTCTCAATGTTACAAGCCAATGCCGCAGCCTTGATGATCCATTTGAGGAGCACCGAATTGTCAAGAAGTTTCTCAGGGCTCTTCCTTCAAAATTCCAAGCCAAGCAGATTGCCATCGAGGAAGCTCAAGACCTTGACACATACACTTTGGATGAACTGGTAGGAAATCTCAAAACTTTTGAGATGCGACTCAAACCTGAAAAGAAGGTAAAAAGTGTTGCATTTTCTTCTatcaaaaagaaagaagttatTGATGATTCTGTTGATTTAGCCTTGCTAACTAAAGAATTTAAGAattttttgaaaaacaaaaattcttCAGGGACTTCGAAAAAACTTTCTAATTCAAAGAGGGATCAAATGTCTGAAAATCGTTTTGACAAAAATCCAAA GTACAATTTGCGTGGTAACAAGGCATTAAAGTCTACTTGGAGTGACAGTGATGATAACACTCAATCCGAtggtgaagaggtaaatcttgctcttacttcctcCTTTAATTCTGAATTGTCTGATGTTTCTGATTTAGAAGATGACTtttttgatgaagaaacaaatgaaaaatgcaaGCAATTGTACAATGCCTCAAGAATTGTtcttaagaaaaataataaactcaaagAGGAAATTGAATTCTTAAGGa ACGAACGAACTGACCTTGttgataagattaaagttttgcagggAAAGTCCAAGTCTCAAGACTGGAACAAGGAGCATGAGGAGCTTATTAACAAAATCAAGGTTTTGCAG GAAGAATTATTGAGGGTCAAGGAGAGCTTTAACAAATTCTCTATAGGGTCTGAAAAAGTCTCTAAGATGATGGGAATTGGCAAAGCCTATGGTAATAAGGAAGGATTAGGATATAATGGTGAGTCATGCAAACCTTTGATTTTTGTAAAAAGTGTGGAAGGTGAGAGCTCATCAAGCAATTCACAAAGCTCTAGTGACAAACCATCTGGCTCCAAGTTGGCTGAAAGAACAGAACCTCATAAAGTCATTCATTCACATCAGAAAAATCTTTCGGTAAGTTCTGACAAGCGCACCTCTGTGCGTCAGCCTAG TTCCAGCAATGAGTTTGAACATGTGGAAGCCACTTGTCTTGTGGCTTTGACTGCACTTGCAGATAAGAAAGGTGATGTTTGGTACATTGATAGCGATTGCTCAAGACACATGACCGGTGAAAAGAGTTGGTTTGTGTCCTTTTCCAGTGAGTTTACAAGTGGATTAGTCACTTTTGGAGATGGAAAAAAGGCAACGGTAATGGGTAAGGGAACG ACATGTTTGAAAGCCAAGACATCAAATGATGTTCTTGAACTCTGGCATAGGCGTCTGGGGCATGTAAATTTTCAAGACTTGCTGAAACTTTCACACAAGGAAAGTGTAAGAGGTATGCCTTCTCTGAGTGGTAAGCCAGACAAGATGTGTGACGGTTTCAAGGCAG TTGATAACTTCTCACGTTTTACTTGGGTAAATTTCCTTGGAGAGAAGAGTGATACATTTGAAAGCTTTAAGGGATTGTGCAAAAGAATAACAAATGAAAAACATTCCTCAAACTTATGCATTGTTAGAGTTAGGACTGATAATGGAACTGAATTTAAAAATGCTTTGTTTGCTGATTTTTTCCTTGAGCATGGAATTTCACATGAGTTTTCAGCTCCAATTaccccacaacagaatggtgtagTTGAGAGAAAGAACAGGGTATTGCTAGACATGGGAAGAGTGATGCTACACTCAGCTGGACTTACTCCAAACCTTTGGGCCGAAGCAATTAGCACCGCTTGCTATACTGCAAATCGTGCATTTTTGAGACCAGATACTACCAAAACTCCATATGAGCTATGGAAAGGTAAGAAACCCAATGTAAGTCATCTTCGTGTCTTTGGCTCTCCTTGCTATATTTATAGAGATAGAGAATATCTAGGTGAATTTGATGCTAGGAGCGATAAAAGCATATTTCTTGGTTATTCTTTGGATAGTAGAGCTTACAGGGTGTACAACAAGCAAATCTGGTCTGTAATGGAATCCTATAATGTATCTATTGATGATTGTGCTGTGAGTACTGTTCAGGTTAATCTAGATGAGGATCAACCTTCAGGAAGCCGAGTAAATGTGGAACTGAATGAAGAAACGGATGATTCATCAAATGATCCTATTTTTGATCCTCCACCAGTTCAGAGAACAGG ACAAGCTGCATCCCAGGTTAGTATTGATTCTGCTCTTGTTTGTTTTCTGACTGAAAATGAAGTGAACATAAACATAATTTCCAATTGTGGTTTTGTCTCACTTATTGAACCCAAGA